In a genomic window of Alphaproteobacteria bacterium:
- the tyrS gene encoding tyrosine--tRNA ligase, with amino-acid sequence MAVKINEVMAYFDRTSDQFLSREEFKARLKYGKPLRIKYGVDVRTPTLHIGHAVNLWLMRYLQDRGHKVIFVIGDFTTRIGDPDGRLDTCSDIPVDEVEQNIATFIEQARMVLRFDDPKLIEVRRNSEWYDKMHMREFMDLASLVTHARLMARDMFQMRLAQGREIYVQEMLYPILQGYDSLVVESDLAIVGSDQFFNESIGRLLQEKHGKKPQTLITTKITPGIDGRGKQSKSMGNYVGLLHSPRDKFGRIMSIPDHLIEEYFRVYTDVPYSEISGFKAMIGKKPRDAKVALATAIVERYHGAEVAEGERDWFENTISRGQVPENLPVLGLVSPKIEALDLVQMARPGKSKSDTRRLMAQGGVELNGKKLKDPDQKLVVSPHEILKVGKRNWFRIEIVKLNNLTTKGLNLNPMMPEDIDFMVKYVPNWEMVKHLDKDVEAKKPSVNLAREAFKKLILSPEPRHDWLWKITDKKEPEKILGVAHLRRDGQKAEKNVWLTPEGLSREYILSEALMAVNEHAFAALGLNALAFKDAFAFATAPKDLDVLQRSMITMDTGQLNREDAFGTVGFTNDGWDMLQAWRRTMSPWLFQNTPKSPAQQAQEVKPEPPKPAPKTKVKNPFEIDMGMPKPKGSAD; translated from the coding sequence ATGGCCGTCAAAATCAACGAAGTTATGGCGTATTTCGACCGCACGTCGGACCAGTTCCTCTCGCGCGAGGAGTTCAAGGCGCGGCTGAAATACGGCAAGCCGCTGCGCATCAAATACGGCGTCGATGTGCGCACGCCGACCCTGCATATCGGACATGCGGTCAATTTATGGCTCATGCGCTACCTGCAGGACCGCGGGCACAAGGTTATTTTCGTGATCGGCGATTTCACGACCCGCATCGGCGACCCCGACGGGCGGCTGGATACCTGTTCCGATATTCCGGTGGACGAGGTGGAGCAGAATATCGCGACCTTCATCGAACAGGCGCGCATGGTGCTGCGCTTCGACGACCCGAAACTGATCGAGGTGCGCCGCAATTCCGAATGGTACGACAAGATGCATATGCGGGAATTCATGGACCTTGCATCGCTTGTCACCCATGCCCGCCTGATGGCGCGCGACATGTTCCAGATGCGCCTTGCGCAGGGGCGCGAGATTTATGTGCAGGAAATGCTGTACCCGATCTTGCAGGGCTATGACTCGCTGGTCGTGGAATCTGACCTTGCGATCGTCGGCTCCGACCAGTTTTTCAATGAATCGATCGGCAGGCTTTTGCAGGAAAAGCACGGCAAAAAACCGCAGACGCTGATCACCACCAAAATCACCCCGGGCATCGACGGGCGCGGCAAGCAGTCGAAAAGCATGGGCAACTATGTCGGCCTGCTGCACAGCCCGCGCGACAAATTCGGCCGCATCATGAGCATCCCTGATCATTTGATCGAGGAATATTTCCGCGTCTATACCGACGTTCCCTATTCGGAAATTTCCGGCTTCAAGGCGATGATCGGCAAAAAGCCGCGTGACGCGAAAGTGGCGCTGGCAACCGCGATTGTCGAGCGTTACCACGGCGCGGAAGTGGCGGAAGGCGAGCGCGACTGGTTCGAAAACACCATTTCGCGCGGGCAGGTGCCTGAAAACCTGCCGGTGCTGGGGCTTGTCAGCCCGAAGATCGAGGCACTTGACCTTGTGCAGATGGCGCGGCCCGGCAAAAGCAAATCCGACACCCGCCGTCTGATGGCGCAGGGCGGGGTGGAACTGAACGGCAAAAAACTGAAAGACCCCGACCAGAAACTGGTCGTATCGCCGCATGAAATTTTGAAGGTCGGCAAGCGCAACTGGTTCCGCATCGAAATTGTCAAGCTGAACAATCTGACGACCAAGGGGCTGAACCTGAACCCCATGATGCCCGAAGACATCGACTTCATGGTGAAATACGTCCCGAACTGGGAAATGGTCAAGCACCTCGACAAGGATGTGGAGGCAAAGAAGCCCAGCGTTAATCTGGCGCGGGAAGCATTCAAGAAACTGATCCTGTCGCCCGAACCGCGCCATGACTGGCTGTGGAAGATCACCGACAAGAAAGAACCGGAAAAGATTTTAGGTGTCGCGCATCTGCGCCGTGACGGGCAGAAAGCGGAGAAAAACGTCTGGCTGACGCCCGAGGGCCTGAGCCGCGAATACATCCTGAGCGAAGCGCTGATGGCGGTGAACGAACACGCCTTCGCCGCGCTCGGCCTTAACGCGCTGGCGTTCAAGGACGCGTTCGCCTTCGCAACCGCGCCCAAGGACCTTGATGTATTGCAACGGTCGATGATCACGATGGATACAGGCCAGCTGAACCGCGAAGACGCGTTTGGCACCGTCGGTTTCACCAATGACGGCTGGGACATGCTGCAGGCCTGGCGCCGCACAATGTCGCCCTGGCTGTTCCAGAACACGCCGAAAAGCCCCGCGCAGCAGGCGCAGGAAGTAAAGCCCGAACCGCCGAAACCCGCGCCGAAGACAAAAGTGAAAAACCCGTTTGAAATCGACATGGGCATGCCAAAGCCGAAAGGCTCGGCGGATTAA
- a CDS encoding LysR family transcriptional regulator, with protein MMPSPADLHYFSEVATTLNVSRAAERLGISQPSLSLAMQRLEDSVGTPLLVRSKRGVTLTPAGKQLLAHAKQLMQAWDDVKAGALASQHEIQGSYSIGCHPSMGMNLLAHIIPTLMKQHPKLDFRLRHDISRKVAEDVVSMKTDIGIVVNPVQHPDLVIHTLATDEVTLWVKDKARDIPDVLICDPELLQTQGILKKLKKAGVTFSRTLTCSSLEVIGDLTAHGGGTGIMPARVAARAKHKMQRVEKAPVFHDEHCLIYRVENKNIKAMQAINGAIRAFFAA; from the coding sequence ATGATGCCATCCCCCGCCGACCTGCATTATTTCAGCGAAGTCGCGACGACCTTGAATGTATCGCGCGCGGCGGAACGGCTTGGCATCAGCCAGCCGTCATTGTCGCTCGCCATGCAGCGGCTGGAGGACAGCGTGGGCACGCCGCTGCTGGTGCGCAGCAAGCGCGGCGTGACGCTGACGCCCGCAGGGAAACAGCTGCTCGCCCATGCGAAACAGCTGATGCAGGCATGGGACGACGTAAAGGCAGGCGCGCTGGCATCGCAGCATGAAATTCAGGGCAGCTATTCCATCGGCTGCCATCCGTCGATGGGCATGAACCTGCTGGCGCATATCATCCCGACATTGATGAAACAGCACCCGAAGCTCGATTTCCGCCTGCGGCACGATATCTCGCGCAAGGTGGCGGAGGATGTGGTGAGCATGAAAACAGATATCGGTATCGTCGTGAACCCCGTGCAGCACCCCGACCTTGTGATCCACACGCTGGCGACCGACGAAGTGACGCTGTGGGTGAAGGACAAGGCGCGCGACATTCCCGATGTGCTGATCTGCGACCCCGAGCTGTTACAGACGCAGGGGATTTTAAAGAAGCTGAAAAAAGCGGGCGTCACGTTTTCCCGCACCCTCACCTGCTCCAGCCTTGAAGTGATCGGGGATTTGACCGCGCATGGCGGCGGCACCGGCATCATGCCCGCCCGCGTGGCGGCACGCGCCAAGCACAAAATGCAGCGCGTCGAAAAAGCGCCGGTGTTCCATGACGAACATTGCCTGATTTACCGCGTGGAGAATAAAAACATCAAGGCGATGCAGGCGATCAACGGCGCGATACGGGCGTTTTTTGCCGCTTAA
- a CDS encoding DOPA 4,5-dioxygenase family protein — protein MCGNYFNFHANRNEPAGPVATAYHLHIYFQPGTQAEKDAVAVAKKLEERFPFAVEDSHRVGLVGPHTQANIGVTITPESFGEVVSWLQLNAKGLSILIHPRTGDEILDHKDAAMWLGKPVAFNEKFFDGLKPSVPKAPKP, from the coding sequence ATGTGCGGAAATTATTTCAACTTCCATGCCAACCGTAACGAACCGGCGGGGCCCGTCGCCACCGCCTATCACCTCCACATCTATTTCCAGCCGGGTACGCAGGCCGAAAAAGACGCGGTCGCCGTCGCGAAAAAACTGGAGGAACGTTTTCCCTTCGCGGTCGAGGACAGTCACCGCGTCGGCCTTGTCGGCCCGCATACGCAGGCGAATATCGGGGTTACCATCACGCCGGAAAGCTTCGGCGAGGTGGTCAGCTGGCTGCAATTAAATGCAAAAGGCCTCTCCATCCTCATCCATCCGCGCACCGGCGATGAAATTTTGGATCACAAGGACGCGGCGATGTGGCTGGGCAAGCCTGTCGCCTTCAACGAAAAATTCTTCGATGGCCTGAAGCCGTCCGTGCCAAAAGCGCCGAAACCCTGA